In Xanthocytophaga agilis, the following are encoded in one genomic region:
- a CDS encoding PmoA family protein gives MQNSASAQRKGRSQANQVTLTQENGKVVVKVNNQLFTQYLFGVTELQGCKKPVLFPILTSKGAPITRGYPLEPRSGERVDHPHHVGLWFNYGDVNEHDFWNNSTSVGPEHKGPFGTIVHTGILQMKSGKKQAQLIVTADWLDKDNATLLKEKTAFTFFGDTTLRLIDRITTLTALDNDISFKDNKEGMIAIRLARQLEHPSNKPEVFTDASGQATAVPMLDNTGVTGHYRNSEGVEGEDVWGKRAIWMDLTGKIGDENVSLVMIDHSENVGYPTYWHARGYGLYAANPLGVKAFTNGKEELNYILPAGQSVTFRYRIAIASKELSVPEIQQLAADFEKKYKTSMEAISNKK, from the coding sequence ATGCAAAATAGTGCTTCTGCGCAGCGTAAAGGCCGTTCTCAGGCCAATCAAGTAACCCTTACACAGGAGAATGGAAAAGTAGTGGTGAAGGTAAATAATCAACTGTTTACTCAATATTTGTTCGGTGTCACAGAACTCCAAGGGTGCAAAAAGCCGGTTTTATTTCCAATACTTACATCAAAAGGGGCTCCGATCACACGTGGATATCCGCTGGAACCTCGTTCAGGAGAGCGAGTAGACCACCCTCATCATGTGGGTCTGTGGTTCAATTATGGAGATGTAAATGAGCATGACTTCTGGAATAACTCCACATCTGTAGGCCCGGAACACAAAGGACCATTTGGCACGATTGTACATACAGGCATCCTGCAAATGAAAAGTGGGAAGAAACAGGCTCAGCTTATCGTTACAGCTGACTGGCTGGATAAAGACAATGCTACATTGCTAAAAGAAAAGACTGCCTTTACTTTTTTCGGTGATACTACATTGAGACTGATTGACCGGATTACAACGTTAACAGCTCTTGACAATGACATCTCATTCAAAGACAACAAAGAGGGAATGATTGCCATTCGGCTAGCCCGACAACTGGAACATCCATCCAACAAACCGGAAGTATTTACAGATGCAAGTGGTCAGGCAACAGCTGTACCTATGCTTGACAATACAGGTGTAACAGGTCATTATCGCAATAGCGAAGGAGTAGAAGGTGAAGATGTTTGGGGTAAGCGAGCTATCTGGATGGATCTGACAGGAAAAATTGGTGATGAGAATGTTTCACTGGTAATGATTGATCATTCTGAAAATGTAGGATATCCTACTTACTGGCATGCACGTGGGTATGGATTGTATGCTGCAAATCCATTAGGGGTAAAAGCCTTTACAAATGGAAAAGAAGAATTAAACTATATACTCCCTGCCGGTCAGAGTGTGACATTCCGTTACCGGATTGCGATAGCCAGTAAAGAATTATCTGTTCCGGAGATCCAGCAATTAGCAGCAGATTTTGAGAAAAAATACAAAACTAGTATGGAGGCGATTAGTAATAAAAAATAA
- a CDS encoding SMP-30/gluconolactonase/LRE family protein, with protein sequence MRKTLKTLFCIIWGMSMTLAQNPQTGKVVRIDPRLDELVSADAKIEKIADGFTFTEGPLWSTEGNYLLFTDIPKSLIYKWQNGQVSVFRDSTNRANGLTFDMEGRLIVCEEQTRCISRIEKDGTRTVLAATYKGKKFNSPNDVIVRSDGTIYFTDPPYGLPKADEDTAKQLPYNGIYRIKNGVVTLEEKGMYRPNGIAFSPDESYIYIGNLDSGREVWATYDVTQEGSFKKGFIFFDATNYTVKGNPDGLKVDSKGNVYATGPDGIWVLSPEGEHLGGILFPEMPSNCAWGDADGKTLYVTARTGIYRIRMNVAGILPGPKPAAEVIGNKK encoded by the coding sequence ATGCGAAAAACGCTTAAAACCTTATTCTGTATTATTTGGGGAATGTCAATGACATTGGCACAAAACCCTCAAACTGGTAAAGTAGTACGTATAGATCCACGTCTGGATGAACTGGTTTCGGCAGATGCCAAAATTGAGAAAATAGCAGATGGATTTACCTTTACAGAAGGTCCACTCTGGTCAACAGAAGGAAATTATCTGCTATTCACTGACATTCCTAAAAGTTTAATTTACAAATGGCAGAATGGACAGGTTTCTGTTTTCAGAGACTCAACCAATCGTGCCAACGGACTAACTTTTGATATGGAAGGAAGGTTAATTGTATGTGAGGAACAGACACGCTGTATTTCCCGTATTGAAAAGGATGGTACCCGTACAGTACTTGCAGCAACGTATAAAGGCAAAAAATTTAATAGCCCCAACGATGTGATTGTTCGCTCTGATGGAACAATCTATTTTACAGATCCTCCTTATGGACTACCTAAAGCGGATGAAGATACGGCTAAACAACTTCCATACAATGGCATTTATCGTATAAAAAACGGAGTTGTAACGTTGGAAGAAAAGGGCATGTATCGTCCGAACGGGATTGCCTTCTCTCCAGACGAAAGCTATATTTATATAGGCAATCTAGATAGTGGCCGTGAGGTATGGGCAACATATGATGTGACCCAGGAAGGAAGTTTTAAAAAAGGATTTATTTTTTTTGATGCTACAAATTATACTGTGAAAGGCAATCCGGATGGATTGAAAGTAGATTCAAAGGGAAATGTATATGCGACAGGTCCAGACGGGATATGGGTATTATCGCCCGAAGGAGAACATCTGGGAGGTATTTTATTTCCGGAAATGCCCTCCAATTGCGCCTGGGGTGATGCAGATGGTAAAACACTCTATGTTACAGCACGCACAGGGATTTATCGTATTCGTATGAATGTTGCAGGCATCCTGCCAGGTCCAAAACCTGCAGCTGAAGTAATTGGAAATAAAAAATAA
- a CDS encoding helix-turn-helix domain-containing protein yields MKAKETIQDFYYQHHQDYTGIGQFNVYKREEFACQTTSLSPIRRDFYKISLVTNGEGLFSYADKSIHIHGNAITFLNPFTPYAWEPLTEDQTGYFCVFTEEFITSHLKIESLSQSPLFKIDCNPVLLPNTQSMQFLENIFSSMHTEMQSAYVNKYDLLRSYVQIIMHEALKIHPAESQIHQGNAARRISSLFLELLERQFPIESIHHTIRLKNANEFADQLSIHTNHLNRALKETTGKTTTEWITDSLIKESKALLLHSSWDIAQIGYCLGFEHSSNFILFFKKHTHQTPNQFRQQQVVAIS; encoded by the coding sequence ATGAAAGCAAAGGAAACAATACAGGATTTTTACTACCAGCATCATCAGGATTATACAGGTATTGGGCAGTTTAATGTGTATAAACGTGAAGAATTTGCCTGTCAAACTACTTCCTTATCTCCTATCCGGCGCGACTTTTACAAGATATCACTGGTAACCAATGGTGAAGGACTCTTTTCTTATGCAGATAAATCTATCCATATACATGGAAATGCGATTACGTTTCTTAATCCATTTACGCCTTATGCATGGGAGCCACTCACAGAAGATCAAACGGGATACTTTTGTGTATTCACAGAAGAGTTTATCACCAGTCATCTGAAAATAGAAAGTCTTTCACAATCACCTCTGTTTAAGATAGACTGCAACCCTGTATTGCTACCCAATACACAGAGTATGCAATTTCTGGAAAATATTTTTTCCAGCATGCACACAGAAATGCAATCTGCCTATGTTAATAAATATGATCTGTTACGTAGCTATGTGCAGATTATTATGCACGAAGCATTGAAAATACACCCTGCCGAATCACAAATACATCAGGGAAATGCAGCCAGGCGAATAAGTTCTTTGTTTCTGGAATTACTGGAACGGCAATTTCCAATAGAATCGATTCATCATACGATTCGGTTAAAGAATGCCAACGAATTTGCAGATCAGCTTTCTATCCATACCAATCATCTGAATAGAGCACTGAAAGAAACAACAGGCAAAACAACCACTGAGTGGATTACAGATAGTCTTATCAAAGAATCGAAGGCCTTATTGTTACACAGTAGTTGGGATATTGCCCAGATTGGCTATTGTTTGGGTTTTGAACATTCATCCAATTTTATACTATTCTTCAAGAAGCATACTCATCAAACCCCTAATCAGTTTCGTCAACAGCAGGTTGTCGCTATCTCATAA
- a CDS encoding glucose 1-dehydrogenase, translated as MTPNEKDLTNKVVVITGGTTGIGYATAELFLKHGAKVVIAGRRKEEGQKAVEQLQQISPFIHFIQTDVSHKDSVQQLIQETVRLYGQLDIAFNNAGIEGRFALIEDVTEDEYDTLMNINLKGVWLACKYEIEQFKKQNTGGVIVNTSSWLSKGAFSGSGIYSASKAALDGLVRVLAVETGPYNIRVNNINPGYILTPMFSRFFDPDSAEAQPIKKQAPVQRFGTATEVAELVVWLSSPSASFVTGESILVDGGLTIGGQRM; from the coding sequence ATGACACCAAACGAAAAAGATCTTACAAACAAAGTAGTTGTAATTACCGGAGGGACTACTGGAATAGGTTATGCTACTGCTGAATTATTTCTAAAACATGGAGCCAAAGTAGTCATTGCAGGACGCAGAAAGGAAGAAGGTCAGAAAGCAGTAGAACAACTTCAACAGATTAGTCCATTCATTCATTTTATTCAAACAGATGTTTCCCACAAGGATAGTGTGCAGCAGCTTATTCAGGAAACAGTCCGGCTATACGGACAATTGGACATTGCCTTCAACAATGCGGGCATTGAAGGTCGCTTTGCTCTAATTGAAGATGTAACAGAAGATGAATATGACACACTGATGAATATCAATCTGAAAGGTGTCTGGCTTGCCTGTAAATATGAGATTGAACAATTCAAAAAACAGAATACGGGAGGCGTTATTGTTAATACATCCTCATGGCTTTCCAAGGGAGCATTTTCAGGATCAGGCATCTACTCAGCCAGCAAAGCCGCTCTGGATGGGTTGGTACGTGTATTAGCCGTTGAAACAGGTCCTTACAATATTCGGGTTAACAACATTAATCCCGGATATATTCTCACACCTATGTTCTCCCGATTTTTTGATCCGGATAGTGCTGAAGCCCAACCCATCAAAAAACAAGCACCTGTACAACGATTCGGAACAGCTACTGAAGTAGCAGAACTAGTAGTCTGGCTAAGCAGCCCTTCTGCCTCCTTCGTAACCGGAGAAAGCATTCTGGTTGACGGCGGACTTACTATCGGCGGCCAGCGAATGTAA
- a CDS encoding S41 family peptidase — translation MKSTVIFILLYSFPLLLLSQTPSNHKNILQKDFQLLRTTLEQKYPSLYRYADKKTLTSLFDSCYNSIQKTTTNIEFYRLIKLYLSTIKDGHLSSGLSPDLKEYIHNQAKFFPIRLYFTNNHAFILKSDNPTLPAGAEIIAIDKRPIGQIQKNLFGFIVSDGSIETKKYHILNNVFHFYYLLAYGEHSRFEITYQSKSGKQQSITLEAVFEKDIPQLPIQAEPQKLLSLSIDTNQIALITIKTFSRLELEEANENFEDFLRSSFEQINQRQIKKLIIDLRDNGGGRDLYGSLLYSYLTSKKIPYYKQLETSTDSLPFEKFARSFTSFNGLTHEMLEKVTTKRFRLKKEAHTNLSPVSPNPNKYTGQVVFLINGQSFSTTAEFCAIAKSHNRGKFIGEETGGGVDGNTSGVLTELLLPNTQIPVTFGLVQYDLATTPKLKGRGTLPDYTIHPTVQDILLGNDVQLSFAKALLLKK, via the coding sequence ATGAAAAGTACTGTTATTTTTATCCTGCTTTATAGCTTTCCACTTTTACTTCTTAGTCAGACTCCAAGCAACCATAAGAATATATTACAGAAGGACTTTCAGCTACTGAGAACTACACTTGAACAAAAATATCCGTCTCTCTATCGATATGCAGATAAAAAAACATTAACCTCTCTTTTTGACAGTTGTTACAACTCTATACAGAAGACCACTACCAATATAGAGTTCTACAGACTGATAAAGCTCTATTTGAGTACCATAAAAGATGGGCACTTATCATCTGGCTTGTCTCCTGATTTAAAAGAGTATATCCACAATCAAGCAAAGTTTTTTCCTATTCGATTGTATTTCACTAACAATCATGCGTTTATACTTAAGTCCGATAATCCTACTCTACCTGCCGGAGCTGAAATCATTGCGATTGATAAGCGTCCTATTGGTCAGATACAGAAGAATTTATTCGGGTTTATTGTATCTGATGGATCAATTGAAACAAAAAAATACCATATACTCAACAACGTTTTCCATTTCTATTACTTGCTGGCCTATGGGGAGCATTCCCGATTTGAAATCACGTATCAGTCCAAATCCGGCAAACAACAAAGTATTACATTGGAAGCTGTTTTTGAAAAAGATATCCCACAGCTACCCATTCAGGCAGAGCCTCAGAAACTGTTAAGTCTTTCTATCGACACCAACCAAATTGCTTTAATAACCATCAAAACGTTTTCCCGCTTAGAACTTGAGGAAGCAAACGAAAATTTTGAAGATTTTCTCCGATCTTCTTTTGAACAGATTAATCAACGTCAGATTAAAAAACTAATTATTGACTTACGGGACAATGGAGGTGGTAGAGATCTGTATGGTTCTCTACTCTATTCTTACTTGACTAGTAAAAAGATCCCCTATTACAAGCAGCTAGAAACCAGTACAGACTCACTTCCTTTTGAAAAGTTTGCACGTAGTTTTACATCTTTCAATGGTCTTACACATGAAATGCTGGAGAAAGTGACTACCAAAAGATTTCGGTTGAAAAAAGAAGCTCATACGAATCTGAGTCCCGTATCTCCCAATCCCAATAAGTACACAGGCCAAGTTGTCTTTCTGATAAATGGCCAATCATTTTCCACTACAGCTGAGTTTTGTGCCATTGCAAAAAGCCATAACAGAGGCAAGTTTATAGGTGAAGAAACAGGCGGAGGTGTTGATGGCAATACATCTGGAGTACTAACAGAACTTCTATTACCCAATACACAGATCCCTGTTACATTTGGACTTGTTCAATATGACCTAGCAACCACACCGAAACTCAAAGGCAGAGGCACATTACCGGATTATACAATTCATCCTACAGTACAAGATATTCTTTTGGGAAACGATGTGCAACTTTCCTTTGCCAAAGCACTATTGTTAAAAAAGTAA
- a CDS encoding Ldh family oxidoreductase, with protein MEQHTYSHSLLQELVQNIFLQMGCSPDDATQAANVLVSADLRGIDSHGVARLNGYVRLMDLKRLNPSPSIKIVHETPSTAVVDGDAGLGLVVAPKAMEIAIQKATQAGTGWVAIRNSNHFGIAGYHSMLALPHNMIGFAMTNAGPLVAPTFSKDKLLGTNPIAVAIPALEEPPFVLDMATTTAAYGKLEILQRKSLPTPTGWVQNGNGEPVTDAHAVKNGGALLPLGGDREHGSHKGYGLGAWVDIFSGVLSGANYGPWVPPFATAGFMSSAEQLVGAGTGHFVGAMRIDAFRPAEEFKQHMDNWIRAFRKATPVDGQDRVLIPGDPERILEAERRQNGIPILPIVVDSLRELAKRFNVTWNLD; from the coding sequence ATGGAACAACATACCTATTCTCATTCTCTACTTCAGGAACTGGTTCAGAATATATTTCTGCAAATGGGTTGCTCTCCTGACGATGCCACACAGGCAGCCAATGTACTTGTTTCTGCTGACCTGCGTGGCATTGACTCACATGGAGTAGCCCGTCTCAACGGCTATGTACGATTAATGGATCTGAAACGTCTGAATCCATCTCCATCTATTAAGATAGTACATGAAACCCCTAGTACAGCTGTAGTGGATGGAGATGCAGGCTTAGGCCTGGTTGTAGCTCCAAAGGCTATGGAAATTGCTATTCAGAAAGCAACACAGGCGGGTACAGGTTGGGTAGCCATTCGCAATTCCAACCATTTTGGGATTGCCGGATACCATAGTATGTTAGCCTTGCCGCATAATATGATAGGTTTTGCCATGACCAATGCAGGTCCTTTGGTAGCCCCTACATTCTCCAAAGATAAACTTCTGGGTACTAACCCTATTGCGGTTGCGATTCCAGCACTGGAGGAACCTCCGTTTGTACTCGATATGGCAACAACTACAGCAGCCTATGGCAAACTGGAGATCTTACAACGTAAAAGCCTACCTACTCCTACTGGCTGGGTACAAAATGGCAACGGCGAACCTGTTACTGATGCCCATGCAGTAAAAAACGGAGGGGCATTATTGCCATTGGGTGGAGATCGTGAACATGGTAGCCACAAAGGATACGGATTAGGAGCCTGGGTAGATATATTTTCAGGTGTGTTATCAGGAGCCAATTATGGTCCATGGGTACCACCATTTGCTACAGCAGGCTTCATGAGTTCTGCCGAACAGTTGGTAGGTGCAGGTACAGGACACTTTGTGGGGGCTATGCGTATTGACGCATTCCGTCCGGCAGAGGAGTTTAAACAACATATGGACAACTGGATACGTGCGTTCCGGAAAGCTACGCCTGTAGATGGGCAGGACCGGGTACTTATTCCGGGTGATCCTGAAAGAATACTTGAAGCAGAACGCCGTCAGAATGGCATTCCGATTCTACCTATCGTAGTGGATAGCTTGCGCGAATTAGCAAAGCGTTTTAATGTAACCTGGAATCTTGATTAA
- a CDS encoding pyridoxamine 5'-phosphate oxidase family protein translates to MLEIFHQGEREIQNRVGESLIADRNKPLISNSIVRGAIHFIEKQPMAIVGSRNKENELWASLLIGNFGFVKVSDPGTIVFDTEQITSNPSDIFFSNIAQNNQIGSLFIELDSRKRYRVNGTSQINNSRIELSVKQAYPNCPKYIQRRIISTPDHFKKVPSSVVEGSGLTDQTIQWITNADTFFVASADSAGNLDASHRGGNTNFIELTPDGLLKIPDYPGNSLFNTLGNILANPNVGLLFIDFERKQTLQLTGSASLLFGQNTETDLLKTKGTCRYWLFHTSRWIHTIDHHQVEWEFLEYSPFNS, encoded by the coding sequence ATGCTAGAGATATTTCATCAGGGCGAACGAGAAATCCAAAATAGAGTGGGTGAATCACTGATAGCCGATAGGAACAAACCACTCATTTCAAATTCGATAGTAAGGGGTGCTATTCATTTTATTGAGAAGCAACCTATGGCAATAGTTGGTAGCAGAAATAAGGAGAATGAACTATGGGCATCTCTATTAATCGGGAATTTTGGCTTTGTAAAAGTGTCCGACCCAGGCACTATTGTCTTTGATACCGAACAGATTACCAGCAATCCGTCAGATATTTTCTTTTCAAACATAGCCCAAAACAATCAGATTGGCAGTTTATTCATCGAACTGGATTCCCGAAAACGATACAGAGTGAATGGAACCAGCCAGATTAACAATTCACGAATTGAACTAAGTGTAAAGCAGGCTTATCCCAATTGTCCCAAGTACATACAACGCAGGATCATTTCCACCCCCGACCATTTTAAGAAAGTGCCATCCAGTGTAGTTGAAGGAAGTGGATTGACAGACCAGACAATACAATGGATTACTAATGCAGACACATTTTTTGTAGCCAGTGCAGATTCAGCTGGGAATCTGGATGCTTCCCATCGAGGGGGTAATACCAACTTTATCGAACTAACTCCGGATGGTCTGTTGAAAATACCGGATTATCCAGGCAATAGCTTATTTAATACGTTGGGTAATATTCTGGCAAATCCAAACGTAGGTTTACTCTTTATAGATTTTGAGAGAAAACAAACATTACAATTGACAGGTAGCGCAAGCCTGCTTTTTGGCCAAAACACAGAAACGGATCTACTTAAAACCAAGGGTACATGCCGTTATTGGCTCTTCCATACATCTCGTTGGATACATACCATTGACCACCACCAGGTAGAGTGGGAGTTTTTAGAATACTCACCTTTCAATTCATAA
- a CDS encoding nucleoside deaminase, producing the protein MQEEFEKYMHQCLELAKTAMAAGNPPVGALIVFEQKVLGTGIESGKSTGDITNHAEILAIKDTIKNGYSDQLPLARMYTTHEPCIMCSYVIRHYKIPEIVYGVSVPLVGGLTSQFTILSTEQVPKWGIKPNIIGGVCQEECNELTRQFMLTQTPNPL; encoded by the coding sequence ATGCAAGAAGAATTTGAAAAGTATATGCACCAATGTCTGGAGCTTGCAAAAACGGCTATGGCAGCAGGCAATCCACCTGTGGGAGCACTAATCGTGTTTGAACAAAAGGTACTGGGTACCGGAATTGAATCGGGAAAATCTACTGGTGATATTACCAATCACGCTGAAATACTTGCCATAAAAGACACAATCAAAAACGGTTACTCAGACCAGTTGCCTTTAGCACGCATGTACACAACACATGAACCCTGCATCATGTGTTCTTATGTAATACGGCATTACAAAATACCTGAAATTGTCTATGGAGTATCTGTACCACTTGTTGGCGGACTGACTTCCCAATTTACTATACTCTCTACCGAACAAGTACCAAAGTGGGGAATCAAACCAAATATTATTGGAGGTGTATGCCAGGAAGAATGCAATGAACTTACCAGACAATTTATGCTAACACAAACGCCAAATCCATTGTAA
- a CDS encoding AraC family transcriptional regulator, translating to MLSQSVHTLVNQQNGNLSFKIFEFDNTSYFDHIQRNNYFTLILITSGDGIAKVDFCEYVFGADTLFAFYPYQPFMISTKAPLKGFSIQFHHDFFCIYRHHKEIATNGILFNNIYQQPFIQLQESSRKTLLNIIGEIIEELKVEGIQRDEVIVSYLKIFLVLATRIKLEQQPVQEDDAANGRQVFIVQSLRDAIEENFRIKHSASDYAALLNVTPTTLARITKIHFNKTLSDLINERIIIEAKRELYLTGKTIKEIAYELGYEDEYYFSRFFKGKTDVSPQLYRDTVGFNKGGS from the coding sequence ATGCTCTCTCAGTCTGTTCATACACTGGTTAATCAACAGAATGGCAATTTGTCGTTTAAAATTTTTGAATTCGATAATACCAGTTACTTTGATCATATCCAGCGAAATAATTATTTTACGCTTATTCTTATTACTTCCGGAGACGGAATAGCCAAAGTTGATTTTTGTGAGTATGTATTTGGGGCTGATACCCTGTTTGCTTTTTATCCGTATCAGCCATTCATGATAAGTACAAAGGCACCCTTAAAAGGCTTTTCTATCCAATTTCACCATGATTTCTTCTGTATATACAGACATCATAAAGAGATAGCGACCAATGGTATTTTGTTTAATAATATCTATCAGCAGCCATTTATCCAGTTGCAGGAAAGCTCAAGAAAAACCTTGCTCAATATTATAGGAGAGATTATCGAAGAATTAAAAGTGGAAGGGATACAAAGAGATGAGGTCATTGTTTCATACCTGAAGATATTTTTAGTCCTTGCCACCAGAATAAAACTTGAGCAGCAGCCTGTTCAGGAAGATGATGCTGCTAATGGCAGACAAGTATTTATCGTGCAAAGCTTACGAGATGCAATTGAAGAAAACTTTCGAATCAAGCATTCTGCAAGTGACTATGCAGCCCTGCTGAATGTTACACCCACTACACTGGCACGAATTACGAAAATCCATTTTAATAAAACGCTTTCGGACTTGATTAATGAACGAATTATCATTGAAGCAAAAAGAGAACTATATCTAACAGGAAAAACGATCAAAGAGATTGCCTATGAGCTTGGATATGAAGATGAATATTATTTCAGTCGGTTCTTTAAAGGCAAAACAGATGTATCACCTCAATTATATAGAGATACAGTAGGCTTCAATAAAGGCGGAAGTTAA
- a CDS encoding DUF1028 domain-containing protein — protein sequence MKLKIALHLLFCGIVQLCMSQNLPSLVTDRNINSTFSIIAYDKATQEWGIAVATNNIYVGSSTIYIEPGLGAFSVIAETKPLYAINGFKQLQHGKTIEQAIVSTASTDSLADYRQVAGIDGKGHVYAMTGSSLKYWKGKAGHLTGESFVVMGNQLADNVLTSMAETFRTSQGTLAERLLQSLIAGQKAGGQINGKQSAALVVKGEKNEWFNQIDLRVDHSVQPFEDLQKLLNYHYGRIRLNQAMFAIRMKNIARGKLLLSQAEPMIEGWNGMYGKLAKAYLLLNDEKKAISIISKAIKENPYWKENLPAFYCLRHAPEIKLLLDETTFTLADWNNAISILIDLQKSAESIDLGQKILKQYPESSYTNYLLAKAVLLNQNKSSAKSYLEKAIQLDKANADAQRLLTQLKGAS from the coding sequence ATGAAACTAAAAATCGCTCTGCATCTGCTTTTTTGTGGGATTGTGCAACTCTGCATGTCTCAGAACTTACCTAGTCTGGTAACAGACCGAAACATCAATAGTACTTTCAGTATTATTGCCTATGACAAAGCCACTCAGGAATGGGGTATTGCTGTAGCTACCAACAATATTTATGTAGGCAGCTCAACTATCTATATAGAACCTGGCTTGGGAGCGTTTTCAGTTATTGCAGAGACCAAACCGTTGTATGCCATCAATGGCTTTAAACAGCTGCAACACGGAAAAACCATTGAGCAAGCCATTGTATCTACTGCCTCGACAGACTCATTAGCCGATTACAGACAGGTGGCAGGTATTGATGGAAAAGGCCACGTGTATGCAATGACAGGTTCTTCCTTAAAATACTGGAAAGGCAAAGCAGGCCACCTGACAGGTGAAAGCTTTGTAGTAATGGGTAATCAACTGGCAGACAATGTGCTTACCAGTATGGCAGAAACATTCCGGACTTCACAAGGCACATTAGCGGAAAGATTGCTGCAAAGCCTCATAGCAGGACAAAAGGCAGGCGGTCAGATCAATGGCAAGCAATCAGCTGCTTTGGTTGTGAAAGGAGAGAAAAACGAATGGTTTAATCAGATAGACCTGCGAGTGGATCATTCTGTACAGCCATTTGAAGACCTCCAAAAATTACTAAACTATCACTATGGGAGGATTCGGCTTAATCAGGCGATGTTTGCCATACGAATGAAAAATATTGCAAGAGGTAAATTATTGTTAAGCCAGGCTGAGCCAATGATTGAAGGATGGAATGGTATGTATGGCAAGCTAGCCAAAGCCTATCTCCTGCTTAATGATGAAAAGAAGGCTATCTCTATCATTAGTAAAGCCATCAAAGAGAATCCTTATTGGAAAGAAAATCTTCCAGCCTTCTATTGTCTGCGTCATGCACCCGAAATAAAACTGCTGCTGGATGAAACCACCTTTACACTGGCAGACTGGAACAATGCCATTAGCATTCTGATAGATCTGCAAAAATCAGCAGAAAGTATAGATCTGGGTCAAAAAATTTTGAAACAGTATCCCGAATCGTCTTACACAAATTATCTGCTCGCCAAAGCCGTATTACTAAATCAAAACAAATCTTCTGCAAAGAGTTATCTTGAAAAAGCCATCCAGTTAGACAAGGCAAATGCAGATGCTCAGCGACTGTTGACTCAACTTAAAGGAGCCTCCTAG
- the pgl gene encoding 6-phosphogluconolactonase codes for MTPNIQIYDTSGELVEALSRQIASLANQKDTFYLAVSGGKTPVYLFDHLATHYKDSINWQKVKIFWVDERCVAPTHEESNFLLAQKHLLEPLAIPESNIFRMHGELDAYNEAIRYERTIREVVPSVNQVPQFDLVLLGMGSDGHTASLFPDRIDLIDSDNLCTIAKHPQSGQLRVSFTMKLINHASHVAFLVTGADKATKVEEILGEKPEADMYPAAYVNPQSGNLYWYLDKAAADDWEKKNILAKATRA; via the coding sequence ATGACGCCCAACATTCAGATTTACGATACTTCGGGAGAGCTTGTAGAAGCTTTATCACGCCAGATTGCCAGTCTGGCTAATCAGAAAGATACTTTTTATCTGGCTGTATCTGGTGGAAAAACCCCCGTATATCTATTCGATCATCTCGCAACCCACTACAAAGACTCTATTAACTGGCAAAAGGTGAAAATCTTTTGGGTGGATGAACGTTGTGTAGCGCCAACCCATGAAGAAAGTAACTTTCTGCTGGCACAAAAACATTTATTAGAGCCTTTGGCTATTCCCGAATCCAATATATTCCGGATGCATGGAGAGTTAGATGCCTATAATGAAGCTATCCGCTATGAACGCACTATCAGAGAGGTAGTACCTTCTGTAAATCAGGTTCCTCAGTTTGATCTGGTTTTACTGGGAATGGGTTCAGATGGACATACAGCTTCCCTGTTTCCTGACAGAATAGATCTTATAGACTCTGATAATCTGTGTACCATTGCCAAACATCCTCAGTCCGGTCAATTACGGGTTTCTTTTACGATGAAGCTGATTAATCATGCCAGTCATGTAGCCTTCCTGGTTACAGGTGCTGATAAGGCAACAAAGGTTGAAGAGATTCTGGGCGAGAAACCAGAAGCAGACATGTATCCGGCTGCCTATGTAAATCCACAAAGTGGTAATTTATACTGGTATCTGGATAAAGCTGCTGCTGATGACTGGGAAAAGAAAAATATCCTGGCCAAAGCAACCCGTGCTTAA